DNA from Desulfovibrio sp. X2:
GCAGATGGGTGAAGCGGCGGTCGGACTTGTCGTTGCGCAGCGCGAGGCCCACGGCCCTGCGGCTGCCCACCATGACCACGAGCCGCTTGGCCCGCGTGAGCGCGGTGTAGAGGAGATTCCGCTGCAGCAGCACGTAATGCTGCGTGACCATGGGGATGACCACGGCCGGGTACTCGCTGCCCTGCGACTTGTGCACGCTGATGGCGTAGGCCAGGGTCAGCTCGTCCAGATCGCCCGCCTCGTAGGGCACCATGCGGCCGTCGAAGTCGGCCAGGAGCTCGCCGCTTCCCGGGTCCACCTCGTCCACGAAGCCGAGGTCGCCGTTGAAGACGTCCTTCTCGTAGTTGTTGCGCATCTGGATGATGCGGTCGCCCGCGCGAAAGCGCGTCTGGCCGCGCACGAGCTCCGGCCCGCCCGAATTCAGGGCCTCCTGCACGGCCTGGTTCAGGGCCTGGGTGCCCACCTCGCCCTTGTGCATGGGCGAGAGCACCTGCACGTCGCGCAGGGGGTCGAGCCCGTAGGCCGCGGGGATGCGGCGGCAGACGCTGTCGAGGATCAGCTGGCGCACCTTGGCCGGGTCGTCCTGCACGATCCACCAGAAGTCCTTCTTCGGCGGCTGGGCCTCGGGGTCCTCCTCGGGAAACTGGCCGGAGTTCACGCGGTGCGCGTTGCGCACGATGTAGCTCTCCATGGCCTGGCGGTAGATGTGCGTAAGCTTCGAGGTGGGCACGGCCTCGCTGGACAGGAGGTCCGAGAGCACGTTGCCCGGCCCCACCGAGGGCAGCTGGTTCACGTCGCCCACGAGCACGAGGCGGCAGGTGAGCGGCAGGGCGCGCAGCAGGGCCTGGAAGAGCTGCACGTCGAGCATGCTGGCCTCGTCCACGATCACGGCCTCGGCCTTCAGCTTGCTCTCCTCGTTGTGGCCGAAGCCGCCGTCCGGCTGGTACTGCAAGAGCCTGTGGATGGTCGAGGCCTCGGCCCCGGCCGCCTCGCTCATGCGCTTGGCCGCGCGGCCCGTGGGCGCGCAGAGCTTCGTATTCAGCCCGGCCGCGGCCAGGGCGCGCACGATCATGCGCGTGATGGTCGTCTTGCCCGTGCCCGGCCCGCCGGTGACGATGTAGGCCTTGTTCACGCAGGCGCCGACCACGGCCTCGCGCTGCTCGCCCGAGAGGTCGATGCCCGCCTCGGATTCGAGCCCGGGCAGGAGCCCTTCCACCTTCTTGCGGAAGCTCTTGGGGCAGGGGTGCGAGAAGAGGCCGTAGAGCCTGGTCGCCACCTCGCTCTCGACCTTCCAGAAGAGCGTCAGCCACACGGCGCGGCGCACGTTCTGCTCGGGCAGGTCCTCCACGCGCACGCGCTTGCGCTCCTCAAGGCCCGCCAGCGCCTCCTCGAAGCGCTCGCGGTCCACGCCGCCGAGCATCTCGTGCACGAGGCCGTGGAGGTTCTCCTCGGGATAGAAGAGGTGCCCCTTCTCGCTCATGGAAAAAAGCGCATAGATGACCGCCGCCTCCACGCGCTCCAGCGCGTCCGGCGCGAAGCCCAGGCGCAGGGCCATGGCGTCCGCCGTGCGGAAGCCGATGCCCCGGATGTGGTAGGCCAGCTCGTAGGGGTTCTCCTCGAGCTTGGCGATGGCCCCGGAGCCGTACAGGGAGAAGATGCGCGAGGCGTAGGTGGTGGGCACCTCGTGGGTCTGCAGGAAGAGCATCAGGTTCCTGATCTCGCGCTGCGACTCCCAGGACTCCACGATGCCCTTGAGCTTCTTGCGGCCGATGCCCTCGACCTCGAGCAGACGTTCCGGCTCGCGGTCCAGGATGTCCAGGACCTCGGCCCCGAAGCGGTCCGTGAGCTTCTCGGCCATGGTCCGGCCGATGCCCTTGATGAGCCCGGAGCCCAGGTAGCGGATGATGCCGTTGAGGCTCGCCGGGTAGGCCTGCACGAAGCGCGTGACCTCGAACTGGCGGCCGAAGCGCGGATGCTCCTTCCACTCGCCCCACATCTCGAGCATCTCGCCGGGCGTGAGGCTGCCCAGGCAGCCGATCGCCGTGGTCTGGCCGGACTCCTCGCGCACCTTGAGGCGGGCCACGGTCCAGCCGGAGAGCGGATTGTGGAAGGTCACGGCCAGGACCTCGCCCACGATGCGGGTGAGATCGGGCTCCTCGGGCAGGCCGTCGAGGGTCAGGGGCTTGGCGTCCATGGCGTATGCAGCGGGTCGGGGAGAGAGGCGCCCCGTCCCGGCCTAGAGCTTCTGCCTCCAGAGCAGGGACTGGCGCAGCGTCTCGCGGTCCACGAACTTGACCTCCGCGCCGAGCGGAATGCCCTGGGCCAGGCGGGTCAGCTGCACGTTGGGGAAGTCGCGTTCGATCATGTTCTTGACGTAGGAGGCCGTGGCCTCGGCCTCGAGCGTGGTGCCCAGCGCAAGGATCAGCTCCGCGACCTCACCCTCGGCCAGCCGCTCGCGCAGGGCGCGGAACTCCAGCTGGCCCGCGTCCACGCCGTCCAGCGGCGCGAGCAGGCCGCCGAGGACCATGTACTGCCCCTTGTAGAAGCCGCCTTCCTCCATGGTCAGCAGGCTGTCCCACTCGCCCACGAGGCAGAGCTTGTCCTGCTCGCGGGCGGGGTCGGTGCACAGCGGGCAGGGGCTCGACTCGGCGAGGCTCAGGCAGCGCTCGCAGAAGCAGAGCTTCTCGCGCAGCTCAAGGATGGCCCCGCCCAGGGCGTCGGCCTTCTCGCGCGGCCACTTGAGCACGGTCAGGGCGATGCGCAGGGCAGACTTGGGGCCGAGGCCGGGCAGACCGGCCAGACGCTCCACGAGCTCGCGCAGGGGGGCCGGAAGGGCGCTCTTTTCCATGGAGCTGAGACGCGCTCCTAGATGATGCCGGGCAGCTTGAGACCGCCGGTGAGCTTGGACATCTCGGCCTCGCGCAGCTCGCGCGCCTGCTTCAGCGCCTCGCCCACGGCGGCCAGCACGAGATCCTGCAGCATCTCCACGTCCTCCGGATCGACCACGGACTTGTCGATCTTCACGGAGGTCACGTCCCCGGCGCAGGTGGCGACCACGCTGACCATGCCCCCGCCGCTCTGGGCCTCCACGGTGCGGCCGGAAAGGTCTTCCTGCAGCTGCCCCATCTTCTTGTGCATCATCTGGGCCTGACGGACCAGGTCGTTCATGCCGCGCATGCGTTCTCCTCTCTCCCACTCGGGGAGATGTCGTCGTCGTTCGTTCGCGTTATGCGGCGGGCCGCTGCGCCGCGCCGCCTAGTTTATCGGATCGAAGTTCACGATGATCGCGCCGAAGTCGTCGATCATCTTCCTGACCACGGGGTTGGTGCGCAGGTCGTCGCGCAGCTCCTTGCGGCTCTTCTCCGGCGCGCGTGCGGCGCAGGCGAAGGCCGTCTCGGTCCCCTCCCCGAAATATTCGCGCACGAGGCGCTCGATGCGCTCCAGGTTGCCCGACCGCGAGAGCACGTTCCTGTGCTCGTCGTTCTGGCAGACGAGACGAAGTACGCCTTCCGCGTACTCCCCTTTGCACAGGGAGAAGCCCGCGGGCAGCCCCTGGCCGTTGGCCCGGCCCTGGGCAAAGGCCAGGAAGCCCTCCCAGGTGCGCGGCCCGCCGGACCGCGGCGCGGGCGCCGATGCCGGTGCGGAAGGCGCGGGCTCGGGCTGCGCAGGCGTTGGCGCGGCCGCTTCCGCCACCGCCTCGGGAGTGGGCTCCGGTCCGAAGTCCTCGCCGGAGACATCCGCCGAGACATCCGCGGAAGCATCCGCTGCGACGTCCTCCGGGTCCTCCCAGGGCGCGCGGTCGGGAACGGGAACCGGCTCGGGCTCGGGTTCCTGTGCACGTCCGGACGCGGGGGCGACGGAAGCTGCGGCGCTCGGGGGCTCGGGCTCGGGCTGCGGCGCGGACTCGGAGGCGGCCGACTCCGACCCTGCGGCAGGACCGGCCCCGGCCGCGGGAGCGTGCTCCCGGGCTCCGGCTTCCGGTCGTGCCATGGCCTGGGCTGCGGGCTGCCGGGCGGCCTGGGGCGCAAGCCCCTGCCCTGCTCCGCCTTGCCCAGACTGGGCAGGACCGACTGGCCTTTGGCCTCCGGAGCCGACGTTCCCTCCTCCCTGGGGGCCCCGGCCGACGGGTCCCGGGCGGGCGCCGCGCGCCGCGGCAGGGGATTCGAGGTCCAGAAGCTTGGGCAGGCTGGCCATGTTGAAGAGCAGAAGCTCCAGGGCCTGGGCGGGCTCGAGGCTGTGCAGCACGCGGCGCTGGCCTTCGAGCGTCAGCTGCCAGCAGGCGTGGATGTGCGCCAGGGTGAAGCGCCCGGCGTAGTCGGTAAGCTCCGCGACCTCCTCGGGCGAGGCCTCGATGGCCCCGGAGGCGGTGCCGCCGGACTGGGAAAGCAGGAAAAGATCGCGCCAGGTCCCGGCCAGCTCGCGCAGGAAGAAGCCGAGATCGAGCCCCTGGTCCAGCACTTCGGAGAGCAGCGCGGAGAGCGCGGCGCAGTCGCCCGCGGCCACGGCGTCCAACAGCCGCAGCAGCACCTCGCGTCCGGCGAGGCCGAGCACGGCGCGCACGTCGGCCGCGGTCAGGGGTTCGCTGCCCATGGCCAGCGCCTGGGCCAGGAGCGAC
Protein-coding regions in this window:
- a CDS encoding ATP-dependent RecD-like DNA helicase — translated: MDAKPLTLDGLPEEPDLTRIVGEVLAVTFHNPLSGWTVARLKVREESGQTTAIGCLGSLTPGEMLEMWGEWKEHPRFGRQFEVTRFVQAYPASLNGIIRYLGSGLIKGIGRTMAEKLTDRFGAEVLDILDREPERLLEVEGIGRKKLKGIVESWESQREIRNLMLFLQTHEVPTTYASRIFSLYGSGAIAKLEENPYELAYHIRGIGFRTADAMALRLGFAPDALERVEAAVIYALFSMSEKGHLFYPEENLHGLVHEMLGGVDRERFEEALAGLEERKRVRVEDLPEQNVRRAVWLTLFWKVESEVATRLYGLFSHPCPKSFRKKVEGLLPGLESEAGIDLSGEQREAVVGACVNKAYIVTGGPGTGKTTITRMIVRALAAAGLNTKLCAPTGRAAKRMSEAAGAEASTIHRLLQYQPDGGFGHNEESKLKAEAVIVDEASMLDVQLFQALLRALPLTCRLVLVGDVNQLPSVGPGNVLSDLLSSEAVPTSKLTHIYRQAMESYIVRNAHRVNSGQFPEEDPEAQPPKKDFWWIVQDDPAKVRQLILDSVCRRIPAAYGLDPLRDVQVLSPMHKGEVGTQALNQAVQEALNSGGPELVRGQTRFRAGDRIIQMRNNYEKDVFNGDLGFVDEVDPGSGELLADFDGRMVPYEAGDLDELTLAYAISVHKSQGSEYPAVVIPMVTQHYVLLQRNLLYTALTRAKRLVVMVGSRRAVGLALRNDKSDRRFTHLRYRLQELVNS
- the recR gene encoding recombination mediator RecR, with amino-acid sequence MEKSALPAPLRELVERLAGLPGLGPKSALRIALTVLKWPREKADALGGAILELREKLCFCERCLSLAESSPCPLCTDPAREQDKLCLVGEWDSLLTMEEGGFYKGQYMVLGGLLAPLDGVDAGQLEFRALRERLAEGEVAELILALGTTLEAEATASYVKNMIERDFPNVQLTRLAQGIPLGAEVKFVDRETLRQSLLWRQKL
- a CDS encoding YbaB/EbfC family nucleoid-associated protein, which encodes MRGMNDLVRQAQMMHKKMGQLQEDLSGRTVEAQSGGGMVSVVATCAGDVTSVKIDKSVVDPEDVEMLQDLVLAAVGEALKQARELREAEMSKLTGGLKLPGII
- the dnaX gene encoding DNA polymerase III subunit gamma/tau, with product MSTKSLTAKYRPQRFSEVAGQDAVKAVLSRAAAEDRIAPAYLFSGTRGVGKTTIARILAKAVNCERGPAAEPCNECRHCRAITAGAAVDVVEIDAASNRGIDDARRLKEDIGYAPIECRYKVFIVDEAHMLTREAFNALLKTLEEPPPHATFVLATTEPHKFPATIISRCQHYTFKRLPQKELEAHLRSLLEREGVGFEPQALSLIARRGAGSVRDSMSLLAQALAMGSEPLTAADVRAVLGLAGREVLLRLLDAVAAGDCAALSALLSEVLDQGLDLGFFLRELAGTWRDLFLLSQSGGTASGAIEASPEEVAELTDYAGRFTLAHIHACWQLTLEGQRRVLHSLEPAQALELLLFNMASLPKLLDLESPAAARGARPGPVGRGPQGGGNVGSGGQRPVGPAQSGQGGAGQGLAPQAARQPAAQAMARPEAGAREHAPAAGAGPAAGSESAASESAPQPEPEPPSAAASVAPASGRAQEPEPEPVPVPDRAPWEDPEDVAADASADVSADVSGEDFGPEPTPEAVAEAAAPTPAQPEPAPSAPASAPAPRSGGPRTWEGFLAFAQGRANGQGLPAGFSLCKGEYAEGVLRLVCQNDEHRNVLSRSGNLERIERLVREYFGEGTETAFACAARAPEKSRKELRDDLRTNPVVRKMIDDFGAIIVNFDPIN